Genomic segment of Gloeocapsa sp. PCC 7428:
ACAATAATCGACTGAACTTGAACGCGATCGCCCAACAAAACTGAATTCACATTACGCGGATTACTTGCTACATTAAGAACTGGTAACAAATACGCTGTCTCTGTTCCATTAACCATTAATACAGTTACCGCATCTTCATTGCCATCATTATTTATATCTGCAAATGCGATCGCACCTGGCTTGTCTACTAAAGTAACTGTAACGCCTTTAGTTCGATCCTCATAAGAACCATTTTGGAGTTGAACTGAACCAATATTAGGTAGCTGATAAGTCATGTTTTTCACTTGCTCAGCTTTTTGACACCAAGCTTGCTTTTGCGGAGTCCAAAGTTCACGCGTTCTACAGTTATACCAAGGTTGTGCAGATGTTGCGTTATTTTGAGCATTCGCCAAATTCATCAAAGGCATCAACCCTAAAGCTGCGCTAACAGCAAATAATGTTATTTTACTTTGAATTTTCATTCCTCTCACCGAATAAATAACTATCAGTTATTGACGCATATTTCAGCAAAATCCTTCCCATAGCTTCATATTGCTTAGAAATTCTATGATAAAGAGTATAAACGAACTACTCCAGACACTGAGGGCACAGAGAAAAGAGGAAAGAAAAGAGTTAACTTTGATTAAGTTTTCAGATTTTTTATCTTAGCTGTTGTTGTAAAAATGTAGTTCGCTAACAAAAACACTATTTGAAACTAGGCGTCTTTCACTTCAAAACAGCGTCAGAACAGGAAATATTATGCAGCTTAAAAAACTTGAACTTGGTAAAGAGTATCCTATTACCGGAGAAATAGCAGGTATAAAAGAAATTGAGCAGATTAGTATTGATGCGCTTAAGCAAAGCTTTCCAGACAATATTAGACCAGTTTTACGCGATGCTCATCCTAAACATCATGGTTGTGTGAGAGCAGAATTTATTATTGATGAAGATATTCCCCAAGAACTAAAAGCAGGAATTTTCAAACACCCTCGTACTTTTACTGCGGCAATTCGTTTTTCTAATAATAAAGCAATTGACGATACAAAAAAAGATGTTCGAGGAATGGCAATTAAGCTTTTTGGGGTAGAAGGTGAAAAACTATTAGAACGACAAAAACACGAAAAAACGCAAGATTTACTATTAATTAATCACCCTGTTTTCTTTATTAAAGATGTACAAGATTATGTTGAATTCTTTAGAGCCAGACAATTAGCCAAAGGCAATTTACCACTAAAATTCTTCTTTCTCAATCCCAATCCATTTAAATGGCATTTACGAGAATTTATTATTGGGATGGTAATGCTCAACAAAAAAGTGAGTAGTCCTCTAGCGATTCAATACTGGAGTAGTACACCGTATAAACTAGGCGATCGCGCGATCAAATTCACCGTAGTACCAAGTTCTCAGAATCCTACACCACCCGTTACTCAAACACCAGATTATCTCCGCCAAGCTATGATTGAGCATCTAAATCATCAAGATGCAAGCTTTGATTTCTTAATTCAGTTGCAAACAGATCCCCAAAAAATGCCAATTGAAGATCCGAGAATTGAATGGAAATCACCGTTTCAAAAAGTAGCAACGATTAAAATTCCTCGCCAGCAATTCACTTCTCCACAACAGATGGAATTCTGCGAAAATTTATCTTTCACACCTTGGCACTCGTTACCCGAACATCAACCTTTAGGGGGAGTTAATCGCGCACGTAAGCAAGTCTATGAAGCTCTCTCAGAACTCCGTCATAATTTGAATAATATCGTTGTTAAAGAACCGACAGAAGAAGAATTTTTGACACTGTTTGGTAAAATGCCCTCCAATAGCAGGGGTTAGAGGTCAGGGATCAGGGTTAAACTTCCCTCAGGGAAATCACTACGAGCTTCTATAATGCCCTAACTCTATATTAGACTTCTTGCATGAATCACAAACGCCCTCTGACTGAAGTCAGGGGCTACTCAAGCAAAGTGTACTTTCGTACACTGAAGCAAGACTTTTATCGATAAGTTCACAGTGGTAGATTGTCTGTTGTTTGGCTGCGAATTTATGCGTCAAGTATTCATGCAGGAGGTTTATTGACTAGGGCTATAAAACAAAAACGAGTAGTCCACGGAGGTAAACTTTGTTAATATAGCAGCGAATTCATGCGCCAAGCTACTCAAATACTACTGTACGATTACCATAAACTAAAACACGATTTTGTAAATGCGATCGCACTGCTCTTGCTAACACTACGCGCTCTAAATCTTTCCCTTTCCGAACGAGATCAGCTACATCATCGCGGTGACTAACTCGTGCTACATCTTGCTCAATAATTGGTCCTGCATCGAGTTCAGGTGTGACATAATGTGCCGTAGCGCCAATAATTTTGACTCCTCGTTGATAAGCTTGATGATAAGGACTTGCACCGATGAAAGCAGGTAAAAACGAGTGATGAATATTAATAATATTAGGAAACTTATTAATAAATTCTGTACTGACAATCTGCATATATTTTGCCAATACCACTAAATCTATTTTGTAGTGCTGTAATAGTTTGAGTTGTTGTGCTTCTTGAGTAGATTTATTTTCTTTTGTAATTGGAGTATGATGAAAATCAATACCAAATTGCTCAGCAACTTCTTTTAAATCAGGGTGATTGCTAATAATTAAAGGAATTTCAGCAGTAAATTCTTTAGCTTTGTGTCGCCAAATTAAGTCGAACAAACAATGATCTTGTTTACTTACCCAAATGGCAATACGCGGAATAGTATCAGAAAAATGTAATTGCCAATGCGCTTTTAACGGTTGAGCGATCGCACCGAATGCTGGTGCAATCAATTCGCGTGGTAAATTAAAGCCATCAAGTTGCCATTCAA
This window contains:
- a CDS encoding catalase family protein → MQLKKLELGKEYPITGEIAGIKEIEQISIDALKQSFPDNIRPVLRDAHPKHHGCVRAEFIIDEDIPQELKAGIFKHPRTFTAAIRFSNNKAIDDTKKDVRGMAIKLFGVEGEKLLERQKHEKTQDLLLINHPVFFIKDVQDYVEFFRARQLAKGNLPLKFFFLNPNPFKWHLREFIIGMVMLNKKVSSPLAIQYWSSTPYKLGDRAIKFTVVPSSQNPTPPVTQTPDYLRQAMIEHLNHQDASFDFLIQLQTDPQKMPIEDPRIEWKSPFQKVATIKIPRQQFTSPQQMEFCENLSFTPWHSLPEHQPLGGVNRARKQVYEALSELRHNLNNIVVKEPTEEEFLTLFGKMPSNSRG
- the purU gene encoding formyltetrahydrofolate deformylase, with translation MNRPTATLLISCPDQKGLVAKIANFIYANGGNIIHADQHTDFAAGLFLTRIEWQLDGFNLPRELIAPAFGAIAQPLKAHWQLHFSDTIPRIAIWVSKQDHCLFDLIWRHKAKEFTAEIPLIISNHPDLKEVAEQFGIDFHHTPITKENKSTQEAQQLKLLQHYKIDLVVLAKYMQIVSTEFINKFPNIINIHHSFLPAFIGASPYHQAYQRGVKIIGATAHYVTPELDAGPIIEQDVARVSHRDDVADLVRKGKDLERVVLARAVRSHLQNRVLVYGNRTVVFE